The Prosthecomicrobium sp. N25 nucleotide sequence CGAAGACCTGCACGTTGAGGCCGACGAGGCGGCTCGCCGGGTTCTTGAAGAGTGCCCAGGAGCCGGTGGTGAAGTCCTGCAGGCGCGTGCCGACGGCGAGGACCAGGTCCGCCTCCTCGGCGAGCGCGTTGGCAGCCGAGGCTCCGGTGACACCGATCGAGCCCATGTTCAGCGGATGGTCGTGGGGCAGGGTAGACTTGCCGGCCTGGGTCTCGGCGACCGGGATCCCGTGGGACTCGGCGAAGGCCGCCAGCGTCCGGGCCGCGCCCGAGTAGAGGACGCCGCCGCCCGCCACGATCAGGGGCTTCGCCGCCCCGCGCAACGCGCCGACGGCGGCCTGCAGTTCGTCGAGGGCCGGCCTGATCCGGCGCGGCGCCCAGACCCGCTCGGCGAAGAAGGCCTCGGGGTAGTCGCAGGCCTCCGCCTGGGTGTCCTGGCAGAGCGCGAGCGTGACGGGGCCGCAGTCGGCCGGGTCGGTCAGCACTTGCATGGCCCGCTCCAGCGCCGGGACGAGCTGCTCGGGGCGGGTCAGGCGGTCGAAGTAGCGGGAGACGGGGCGGAAGCAGTCGTTGGCCGAGACCGTGCCGTCGCCGAAGTCCTCGATCTGCTGGAGGACCGGGTCCGGCCGGCGGTCGGCGAAGACGTCGCCGGGGAGGATCAGGAGCGGCAGGCGGTTGACGTGGGCGACGGCGGCGGCGGTCACCACGTTGGTGGCGCCTGGCCCGATCGAGGTCGTCACCGCCATCATGCGGCGGCGGAAGCTCGCCTTGGCGAAGGCGACCGCCGCATGCGCCATGCTCTGCTCGTTGTGGGAGCGGAAGGTCGGCAGGCGGTCGCGCACCTGATAGAGCGCCTCGCCCATGCCGGCGACGTTGCCATGGCCGAAGATGGCCCAGACGCCGCCGAAGAGCGGCACCTTGTGGCCGTCGATCACGGTCTGCTGGGCGGCCAGGAAGCGCACGAGCGCCTGCGCCATGGTGAGCCGGACGGTCTGCATGGGGTGAACTCCTCCCGGGGACGTCGTTATCGTGGGGCGGCCTCTTCCCAGGCCCCGACCAGGGCCCGGAAGCGTCCGGCCATGTCTGCGACCGCCGCCCGGTCGTCGATCGCGCCGGCGAGCCAGCGGGCGGCCGCGTCGGCGAAGATGGTACGCCCGACCGCGAAGCCTTTCACCAGGGGCGACGACGCGGCGGCCCTGAAGGCGGCGCGGAGCTCCGCCTCCGGCGCCTCCAGGCCGAGCAGGACGATGCCGCGGCAATGCGGGTCGTTCGCCTCGATCACGGCTGCGGTGCGCGCCCAGGCGGCGGCGTCCGCCTGGGGCTCCAGCTTCCACCAGTCGGGGCGGATGCCGAGGTCGTAGAGGCGCTGGACGACGGTCGCGACGGTGTCGGGGCCGAGGGGGCCGTGCCGCCCGGCGATGATCTCGACCAAGAGCTCGCGGCCGACCGTGCGCGCGGCGTCGTGAAGGCGCAGGAGTTCGCGCTCCTGCCGTGCCTTCAGGTCCGGCGGGTCGTCGGGGTGGTAGAAGCACAGGCCCTTGACGGTGTGGCCGACCGGCCATTCGACGAGGTGGCTGCCGAGGTCCCACATCTGGTCGAAGTCGAGCGGGCGGGAGCCCGGCTTCTCGACGGGGCGGCCGATCCAGAAGGGGTGCCGGGCGGCCCGGTAGAGCGCCTTCTGGCCGTAGGTGGAGTCGAGCAGCATGCCGAAGCCGGGCCGGCCGGCGGCGACCTCGGCGGCGGCCTCGACGGCCAGCACCTTGAAGTCCGCGATGCGCGCGCGCGGCGCGCCGGCCTTGTCGGCCAGATCCTCGAGCTGCGCCCGATGGTCGATCGCGAAGGCCATCAGGCGGTCGGGCTGCGGGCGGCGGGTCGTCGCCCAGTGCAGGTGGTTGATGGCGGCGTCCTTGCGCAGCGCCCGGTGGGGGCTTCCGTGGCGGAGGAAGAAGTCGAGCTCCTCCCAGGTCGGGTACTCGGGCGAGCAGAGCAGGCGCGAGACCGCGAAGGCCCCGCAGGCGTTCGCCCAGGTGGCGCAGGTGGCCAGCGGCTCGCCCTTCAGCCAGCCGCGCAGGAAGCCGGACATGAAGGCGTCGCCGGCGCCGAGCACGTTGTAGACCTCGATCGGGAAGCCCTGGCCGACGATGCCGGCCTCCAGGTCCTCGCTGATCGGGCCGTCGTAGACGATGCAGCCCATCGCGCCGCGCTTCAGCACGATGGTGGCGGGGGTCACGGCGCGGATCGCGCGCAGGCTTTCGAGAACGCCGTCCGCGCCGGTCGCGATGCGAATCTCCTCCTCGGTGCCGACGATCAGGTCGCAGTCGGGCAGGACGGGCTTCATCTCGGCGGAGACGCGGTCCGACTTCACGTAGCGCTCGAAGCCCGCGTCGTGGCCGGCGAGGCCCCAGAGGTTGGGCCGGTAGTCGATGTCGAACACGACCTTGCGGCCGGCGGCCTTGGCGGCGCGGATCGCCTTCCTCTGGGCGGCGGCGCTGTTGGGCCGGGAGAAGTGGGTGCCGGTGACGACGATGGCCGCCGCCGATGCCACGAAGGCCGGATCGACGTCGCCCTCGTCGAGCGCCATGTCGGCGCAGTCGGTGCGCACGAAGATCATGGGCGAGACGCCCTCGTCCTCGACCGCGAGGAGGACCAGGGCGGTCAAGCGGTCCTTGTCGACGCGGACGCCTTCGATCGACACGCCCTCGCGGGCCAGTTGCTCGCGCAGGAAGCCGCCCATCTGCTCGGCACCGACCCGGGTGATCAGGGCGGACTTCAGGCCGAGCCGGGCCGTTCCGATCGCGATGTTGGCGGGGCAGCCGCCGACCGCCTTGGTGAAGGTGGCGATATCCTCGAGGCGCGAGCCGATCTGCTGGCCGTAGAGGTCCACGGAGGACCGGCCGATCGCGATGACGTCGAGCGCTGGCGTGGACAAGGGGCTCTCCTCCGATGGGCGCGGTCGGGCCCGGGGGCCGCAAGGATGAAATCCTTGTTCCATAGCGATGTCAATCTGGAACACACGTTCCGTTCCAACCTGTCGCGCGCGAGGCCGGGGAAGTCAGCCGACGCC carries:
- the iolD gene encoding 3D-(3,5/4)-trihydroxycyclohexane-1,2-dione acylhydrolase (decyclizing), translating into MQTVRLTMAQALVRFLAAQQTVIDGHKVPLFGGVWAIFGHGNVAGMGEALYQVRDRLPTFRSHNEQSMAHAAVAFAKASFRRRMMAVTTSIGPGATNVVTAAAVAHVNRLPLLILPGDVFADRRPDPVLQQIEDFGDGTVSANDCFRPVSRYFDRLTRPEQLVPALERAMQVLTDPADCGPVTLALCQDTQAEACDYPEAFFAERVWAPRRIRPALDELQAAVGALRGAAKPLIVAGGGVLYSGAARTLAAFAESHGIPVAETQAGKSTLPHDHPLNMGSIGVTGASAANALAEEADLVLAVGTRLQDFTTGSWALFKNPASRLVGLNVQVFDATKHRAMPLVADAEAGLADLAADLGGWRAPSTWTDRAKGLADDWRKAVDDAILATNAEKPSDGQVIGAVQRVVGSAATIVCAAGGLPGELHKLWRAGAPGSYHLEYGYSCMGYEIAGGLGVKMAKPDEEVVVMLGDGSYLMANSEIATSVMLGLKLTVVVLDNRGFGCINRLQMATGGANFNNLLEHARHETLPEIDFAAHAASLGATARKVASLADLEAALAQARAEPRTTVLVIDTDPLATTKAGGHWWDVAVPEVSPRREVTDARAAYETARQRQRLLN
- a CDS encoding bifunctional 5-dehydro-2-deoxygluconokinase/5-dehydro-2-deoxyphosphogluconate aldolase, whose product is MEQGFHPCGPRARPRPSEESPLSTPALDVIAIGRSSVDLYGQQIGSRLEDIATFTKAVGGCPANIAIGTARLGLKSALITRVGAEQMGGFLREQLAREGVSIEGVRVDKDRLTALVLLAVEDEGVSPMIFVRTDCADMALDEGDVDPAFVASAAAIVVTGTHFSRPNSAAAQRKAIRAAKAAGRKVVFDIDYRPNLWGLAGHDAGFERYVKSDRVSAEMKPVLPDCDLIVGTEEEIRIATGADGVLESLRAIRAVTPATIVLKRGAMGCIVYDGPISEDLEAGIVGQGFPIEVYNVLGAGDAFMSGFLRGWLKGEPLATCATWANACGAFAVSRLLCSPEYPTWEELDFFLRHGSPHRALRKDAAINHLHWATTRRPQPDRLMAFAIDHRAQLEDLADKAGAPRARIADFKVLAVEAAAEVAAGRPGFGMLLDSTYGQKALYRAARHPFWIGRPVEKPGSRPLDFDQMWDLGSHLVEWPVGHTVKGLCFYHPDDPPDLKARQERELLRLHDAARTVGRELLVEIIAGRHGPLGPDTVATVVQRLYDLGIRPDWWKLEPQADAAAWARTAAVIEANDPHCRGIVLLGLEAPEAELRAAFRAAASSPLVKGFAVGRTIFADAAARWLAGAIDDRAAVADMAGRFRALVGAWEEAAPR